A region of Bradyrhizobium sp. SZCCHNS1050 DNA encodes the following proteins:
- a CDS encoding dodecin family protein: MSDSVYKVIELIGTSSESWERAATNAVEQAAKTLRDLRVAEVVQLDMQLDAKGKVEAYRAKLNVSFKFEGA; the protein is encoded by the coding sequence ATGTCTGACAGCGTCTACAAAGTCATCGAGCTGATCGGTACCAGCAGCGAATCTTGGGAAAGGGCAGCTACCAACGCTGTCGAGCAGGCGGCGAAGACACTCCGAGACCTGCGTGTCGCAGAAGTGGTCCAGCTCGATATGCAGCTCGACGCGAAGGGGAAGGTGGAAGCCTATCGAGCCAAGCTCAACGTGTCGTTCAAGTTCGAAGGCGCATGA